The Nothobranchius furzeri strain GRZ-AD chromosome 6, NfurGRZ-RIMD1, whole genome shotgun sequence genome includes a region encoding these proteins:
- the golga2 gene encoding golgin subfamily A member 2 isoform X3, producing MTWFGRRAAAAESSRMADQSRQIKLAAAKKKLKEFQQKSSPASIGGERGVGGSGAGFKKKRRVKEPNQVDASSTDRDSPENFDSFLKALSQSNGVVLPPNGTCQIFADMEAVGSSVAQLQEEPNSEPVNPANANTATNSEFVSHNTELQAFSDTNGNESLKEENSRPLSSTESLRQLSQQLNGLVSESTAAYVNGESAPSVSEKELESRNQELTAALESCKLTNFQLNTNLEQLVQQSQGLTDQLQKERKEFEQKFTKEQGAMREQLQVHIQTIGILVSEKSELQTALQYTQQAARQKTGEVEELNNRLQATKQRVSELERTLSTVSTQQKQFEKQNKELEKERDSLRLEMFRLNNVGEEAKQQNSELSEQVKRSTQENAAMRLEVEDLRKRLEITDLMLQQCSSQSDPTSASQQVQLLLEEKQHLEAQNHQLMESVAQLKTERDGYVERIQEEGRVWKDKTEQLLMQVSLVAEERDRNINRVMELEASIAELQNAAALLSVEKEVVGAAEPSSSEPSEREVALQKALASLQQEKDSLTAQYQAQLRDNEQLSRLCAEQEARLGEMEHQVESQAQEAEDRRRMLEDVQSDKATISRALTQNRTLKDQLAELQNGFVKLTNENMELTTAIQSEQHVKKELARRMGELQEELHNIKEQLELKGQETQGLLEQRDQLVAHLQQYSAYYQALASERERIHQQYLQQSQLMDRLQHDESHSRAQLDISQNQLKQAQEHLEQLVRDNQQLKTEVKELLNSSALETFRDQGDGVENQSEQESPKQSSSIVIPEDFESQQEMEDFIRGALAQLEAERDEVKQLLKEERRLHLAARQQAAVALRLEQQHLNYRPVHENGQDQNQDQHTHCEHGHELPDGGVPVEVHQALQAAMEKLQQRFTSLMQEKADLKERVEELEHRCIQLSGETDTIGEYIALYQSQRAIMKQKHQEKEQYISMLAQDKEEMKVKLAELQDLVMRLVAERNDWYNRYAGAVANMGAVNPDLLPVGQDHSLSEHQTGSEVHAVSGDAMEVIPLSEPPNGLEASSSQTLSRGLVQTESKPLGPKEDGTAWQIMQLLQEIQNPQGAQRSPHFLGENPCIPFFYRPDEQDEVKVLVV from the exons ATGACGTGGTTCGGTCgtcgagcagcagcagcagagagcagcaggaTGGCCGACCAGAGTAGACAAATTAAACTCGCTGCAGCTAAGAAAAAG CTGAAGGAATTCCAGCAGAAGAGCTCCCCTGCTTCCATCGGAGGAGAGAGGGGGGTAGGAGGAAGTGGGGCAGGATTCAAGAAGAAAAGGAGGGTGAAGGAACCAAACCAAGTTGATGCTTCTTCAACAGACAGAGATTCTCCAGAAAAT TTTGACAGTTTTCTGAAAGCACTTAGTCAGAGCAATGGAGTAGTCCTCCCACCTAATGGCACCTGTCAG ATCTTTGCTGACATGGAGGCTGTGGGCTCTTCTGTTGCCCAGCTGCAGGAGGAGCCAAACAGCGAGCCTGTTAACCCCGCAAATGCTAACACTGCTACTAACTCTGAGTTTGTCAGTCACAAcactgagctgcag GCCTTCTCTGACACCAATGGAAATGAGAGTTTAAAGGAGGAAAATAG CAGACCGCTGTCTTCCACTGAGAGCCTGAGACAACTCTCCCAGCAGCTGAACGGTCTGGTCTCCGAG TCAACTGCTGCATACGTGAATGGAGAGAGTGCACCTTCAGTCAGTGAGAAAGAACTAGAG AGTCGGAACCAGGAGCTGACAGCCGCCCTGGAATCTTGCAAGCTAACAAATTTTCAGCTCAATACCAACCTAGAGCAGCTG GTACAGCAATCCCAGGGACTCACAGATCAGCTACAGAAG GAGCGAAAAGAATTTGAACAGAAATTTACGAAAGAGCAAGGAGCCATGCGGGAGCAATTGCAG GTTCATATTCAGACCATCGGTATACTGGTATCGGAGAAATCTGAGCTGCAAACAGCACTACAATACACACAGCAGGCCGCTCGGCagaaaacag GTGAAGTAGAGGAGCTTAATAACCGTCTGCAGGCAACAAAGCAGAGAGTTTCCGAGCTGGAGAGAACTCTGTCTACCGTCTCAACACAGCAGAAACAGTTTGAGAAG caAAACAAAGAACTTGAAAAGGAAAGAGACAGTTTGAGGCTTGAGATGTTTAGACTCAA CAATGTGGGCGAAGAGGCAAAGCAGCAGAACTCTGAGCTGTCTGAGCAGGTAAAGCGGAGTACACAAGAAAATGCTGCGATGAGGCTGGAGGTAGAGGATCTGCGCAAGAGGTTAGAGATCACTGACCTCATGTTACAACAG TGCTCCAGCCAGTCAGATCCCACCAGTGCCAGCCAACAGGTCCAGTTACTGCTGGAAGAAAAGCAACATCTAGAGGCACAAAACCACCag CTAATGGAGTCCGTTGCCCAGCTGAAGACAGAAAGAGACGGGTATGTAGAACGGATCCAGGAGGAGGGACGAGTGTGGAAGGACAAAACAGAACAGCTGCTAATGCAG GTATCTTTGGTGGCGGAGGAGCGGGACAGAAACATAAACCGGGTTATGGAACTGGAGGCCTCCATCGCTGAGCTTCAGAATGCTGCAG CGTTATTATCTGTGGAGAAAgaagttgtaggtgctgcagagcCTTCGTCCTCAGAACCATCAGAGAGAGAGGTGGCTCTTCAGAAAGCTCTCGCTAGTTTACAACAGGAGAAAGATTCTTTAACGGCACAGTACCAGGCTCAG CTTCGAGACAACGAGCAGCTAAGTCGTCTGTGTGCTGAGCAGGAGGCTCGTCTGGGGGAGATGgagcatcaagtggagagccaagcCCAGGAGGCAGAAGACCGCCGCCGCATGTTGGAGGATGTTCAGTCAGACAAGGCCACCATAAGCCGGGCTCTCACCCAGAATCGTACGCTGAAGGACCAGCTGGCGGAGTTGCAGAACGGCTTTGTCAAACTG ACCAACGAGAACATGGAGCTGACCACTGCCATCCAGTCAGAGCAGCACGTTAAAAAGGAGCTGGCACGCCGGATGGGTGAACTTCAGGAGGAACTGCACAACATCAAAGAGCAG CTGGAGCTGAAGGGTCAGGAGACTCAAGGTCTCCTAGAACAGCGAGATCAGCTGGTGGCCCATCTGCAGCAGTACAGCGCTTACTACCAGGCTCTGGCCTCAGAGAGAGAACGGATCCACCAACAGTATCTGCAGCAGAGCCAGCTCATGGATCGGCTGCAGCACGACGAAAGTCACAGCCGTGCACAGCTGGACATCAGCCAGAATCAGCTCAAACAAGCACAG GAGCATTTGGAACAGTTGGTCAGAGACAACCAGCAGCTCAAGACGGAGGTTaaggagctgcttaacagctcggCCCTTGAGACGTTCAGAGACCAAG GAGATGGAGTGGAAAATCAATCGGAGCAGGAGAGCCCTAAACAGTCCTCATCCATTGTCATTCCAGAAGACTTTGAGAGCCAGCAAGAGATG GAGGACTTTATTCGTGGTGCTCTGGCACAGCTAGAAGCTGAACGAGATGAGGTCAAGCAGTTACTGAAGGAAGAGCGCAGGCTCCACTTGGCGGCCCGGCAACAAGCCGCTGTGGCACTCCGGCTTGAGCAGCAACATCTAAACTACAGACCTGTTCATGAAAATGGTCAGGACCAGAATCAGGACCAGCACACCCATTGTGAACACGGCCATGAACTCCCAG ATGGAGGCGTCCCAGTGGAGGTACATCAGGCTCTACAAGCTGCAATGGAGAAGCTTCAGCAGCGTTTCACCTCCCTGATGCAGGAGAAAGCTGATCTGAAGGAGCGGGTTGAAGAACTAGAGCACCGCTGCATTCAGCTGTCTGGAGAGACCGACACTATAG GGGAATACATCGCCCTGTACCAGAGTCAGCGAGCCATCATGAAGCAGAAGCACCAAGAGAAGGAGCAGTACATCAGCATGCTGGCCCAGGACAAGGAAGAGATGAAG GTCAAACTAGCAGAGCTGCAGGATCTGGTCATGAGGCTGGTGGCTGAGAGGAACGACTGGTACAACCGCTACGCTGGAGCTGTAGCCAACATGGGGGCGGTCAACCCAGACCTGCTTCCTGTTGGACAGGACCACTCTCTTTCAGAGCACCAAACAGGATCTGAGGTTCACGCCGTCAGTGGAGACG
- the golga2 gene encoding golgin subfamily A member 2 isoform X5 encodes MTWFGRRAAAAESSRMADQSRQIKLAAAKKKLKEFQQKSSPASIGGERGVGGSGAGFKKKRRVKEPNQVDASSTDRDSPENFDSFLKALSQSNGVVLPPNGTCQIFADMEAVGSSVAQLQEEPNSEPVNPANANTATNSEFVSHNTELQAFSDTNGNESLKEENSRPLSSTESLRQLSQQLNGLVSESTAAYVNGESAPSVSEKELEVQQSQGLTDQLQKERKEFEQKFTKEQGAMREQLQVHIQTIGILVSEKSELQTALQYTQQAARQKTGEVEELNNRLQATKQRVSELERTLSTVSTQQKQFEKQNKELEKERDSLRLEMFRLNNVGEEAKQQNSELSEQVKRSTQENAAMRLEVEDLRKRLEITDLMLQQCSSQSDPTSASQQVQLLLEEKQHLEAQNHQLMESVAQLKTERDGYVERIQEEGRVWKDKTEQLLMQVSLVAEERDRNINRVMELEASIAELQNAAALLSVEKEVVGAAEPSSSEPSEREVALQKALASLQQEKDSLTAQYQAQLRDNEQLSRLCAEQEARLGEMEHQVESQAQEAEDRRRMLEDVQSDKATISRALTQNRTLKDQLAELQNGFVKLTNENMELTTAIQSEQHVKKELARRMGELQEELHNIKEQLELKGQETQGLLEQRDQLVAHLQQYSAYYQALASERERIHQQYLQQSQLMDRLQHDESHSRAQLDISQNQLKQAQEHLEQLVRDNQQLKTEVKELLNSSALETFRDQGDGVENQSEQESPKQSSSIVIPEDFESQQEMEDFIRGALAQLEAERDEVKQLLKEERRLHLAARQQAAVALRLEQQHLNYRPVHENGQDQNQDQHTHCEHGHELPDGGVPVEVHQALQAAMEKLQQRFTSLMQEKADLKERVEELEHRCIQLSGETDTIGEYIALYQSQRAIMKQKHQEKEQYISMLAQDKEEMKVKLAELQDLVMRLVAERNDWYNRYAGAVANMGAVNPDLLPVGQDHSLSEHQTGSEVHAVSGDEAMEVIPLSEPPNGLEASSSQTLSRGLVQTESKPLGPKEDGTAWQIMQLLQEIQNPQGAQRSPHFLGENPCIPFFYRPDEQDEVKVLVV; translated from the exons ATGACGTGGTTCGGTCgtcgagcagcagcagcagagagcagcaggaTGGCCGACCAGAGTAGACAAATTAAACTCGCTGCAGCTAAGAAAAAG CTGAAGGAATTCCAGCAGAAGAGCTCCCCTGCTTCCATCGGAGGAGAGAGGGGGGTAGGAGGAAGTGGGGCAGGATTCAAGAAGAAAAGGAGGGTGAAGGAACCAAACCAAGTTGATGCTTCTTCAACAGACAGAGATTCTCCAGAAAAT TTTGACAGTTTTCTGAAAGCACTTAGTCAGAGCAATGGAGTAGTCCTCCCACCTAATGGCACCTGTCAG ATCTTTGCTGACATGGAGGCTGTGGGCTCTTCTGTTGCCCAGCTGCAGGAGGAGCCAAACAGCGAGCCTGTTAACCCCGCAAATGCTAACACTGCTACTAACTCTGAGTTTGTCAGTCACAAcactgagctgcag GCCTTCTCTGACACCAATGGAAATGAGAGTTTAAAGGAGGAAAATAG CAGACCGCTGTCTTCCACTGAGAGCCTGAGACAACTCTCCCAGCAGCTGAACGGTCTGGTCTCCGAG TCAACTGCTGCATACGTGAATGGAGAGAGTGCACCTTCAGTCAGTGAGAAAGAACTAGAG GTACAGCAATCCCAGGGACTCACAGATCAGCTACAGAAG GAGCGAAAAGAATTTGAACAGAAATTTACGAAAGAGCAAGGAGCCATGCGGGAGCAATTGCAG GTTCATATTCAGACCATCGGTATACTGGTATCGGAGAAATCTGAGCTGCAAACAGCACTACAATACACACAGCAGGCCGCTCGGCagaaaacag GTGAAGTAGAGGAGCTTAATAACCGTCTGCAGGCAACAAAGCAGAGAGTTTCCGAGCTGGAGAGAACTCTGTCTACCGTCTCAACACAGCAGAAACAGTTTGAGAAG caAAACAAAGAACTTGAAAAGGAAAGAGACAGTTTGAGGCTTGAGATGTTTAGACTCAA CAATGTGGGCGAAGAGGCAAAGCAGCAGAACTCTGAGCTGTCTGAGCAGGTAAAGCGGAGTACACAAGAAAATGCTGCGATGAGGCTGGAGGTAGAGGATCTGCGCAAGAGGTTAGAGATCACTGACCTCATGTTACAACAG TGCTCCAGCCAGTCAGATCCCACCAGTGCCAGCCAACAGGTCCAGTTACTGCTGGAAGAAAAGCAACATCTAGAGGCACAAAACCACCag CTAATGGAGTCCGTTGCCCAGCTGAAGACAGAAAGAGACGGGTATGTAGAACGGATCCAGGAGGAGGGACGAGTGTGGAAGGACAAAACAGAACAGCTGCTAATGCAG GTATCTTTGGTGGCGGAGGAGCGGGACAGAAACATAAACCGGGTTATGGAACTGGAGGCCTCCATCGCTGAGCTTCAGAATGCTGCAG CGTTATTATCTGTGGAGAAAgaagttgtaggtgctgcagagcCTTCGTCCTCAGAACCATCAGAGAGAGAGGTGGCTCTTCAGAAAGCTCTCGCTAGTTTACAACAGGAGAAAGATTCTTTAACGGCACAGTACCAGGCTCAG CTTCGAGACAACGAGCAGCTAAGTCGTCTGTGTGCTGAGCAGGAGGCTCGTCTGGGGGAGATGgagcatcaagtggagagccaagcCCAGGAGGCAGAAGACCGCCGCCGCATGTTGGAGGATGTTCAGTCAGACAAGGCCACCATAAGCCGGGCTCTCACCCAGAATCGTACGCTGAAGGACCAGCTGGCGGAGTTGCAGAACGGCTTTGTCAAACTG ACCAACGAGAACATGGAGCTGACCACTGCCATCCAGTCAGAGCAGCACGTTAAAAAGGAGCTGGCACGCCGGATGGGTGAACTTCAGGAGGAACTGCACAACATCAAAGAGCAG CTGGAGCTGAAGGGTCAGGAGACTCAAGGTCTCCTAGAACAGCGAGATCAGCTGGTGGCCCATCTGCAGCAGTACAGCGCTTACTACCAGGCTCTGGCCTCAGAGAGAGAACGGATCCACCAACAGTATCTGCAGCAGAGCCAGCTCATGGATCGGCTGCAGCACGACGAAAGTCACAGCCGTGCACAGCTGGACATCAGCCAGAATCAGCTCAAACAAGCACAG GAGCATTTGGAACAGTTGGTCAGAGACAACCAGCAGCTCAAGACGGAGGTTaaggagctgcttaacagctcggCCCTTGAGACGTTCAGAGACCAAG GAGATGGAGTGGAAAATCAATCGGAGCAGGAGAGCCCTAAACAGTCCTCATCCATTGTCATTCCAGAAGACTTTGAGAGCCAGCAAGAGATG GAGGACTTTATTCGTGGTGCTCTGGCACAGCTAGAAGCTGAACGAGATGAGGTCAAGCAGTTACTGAAGGAAGAGCGCAGGCTCCACTTGGCGGCCCGGCAACAAGCCGCTGTGGCACTCCGGCTTGAGCAGCAACATCTAAACTACAGACCTGTTCATGAAAATGGTCAGGACCAGAATCAGGACCAGCACACCCATTGTGAACACGGCCATGAACTCCCAG ATGGAGGCGTCCCAGTGGAGGTACATCAGGCTCTACAAGCTGCAATGGAGAAGCTTCAGCAGCGTTTCACCTCCCTGATGCAGGAGAAAGCTGATCTGAAGGAGCGGGTTGAAGAACTAGAGCACCGCTGCATTCAGCTGTCTGGAGAGACCGACACTATAG GGGAATACATCGCCCTGTACCAGAGTCAGCGAGCCATCATGAAGCAGAAGCACCAAGAGAAGGAGCAGTACATCAGCATGCTGGCCCAGGACAAGGAAGAGATGAAG GTCAAACTAGCAGAGCTGCAGGATCTGGTCATGAGGCTGGTGGCTGAGAGGAACGACTGGTACAACCGCTACGCTGGAGCTGTAGCCAACATGGGGGCGGTCAACCCAGACCTGCTTCCTGTTGGACAGGACCACTCTCTTTCAGAGCACCAAACAGGATCTGAGGTTCACGCCGTCAGTGGAGACG